The following are encoded together in the Paludisphaera mucosa genome:
- a CDS encoding c-type cytochrome → MRTILIALTLAAIAAAGLTFGYRLQQSRRAILDQVRRAEAAARDASASVTAQAKLDAPAAPGGDEDDEEAAYRDVMAKRALTDNCLICHEEGMFSSQRLTAAQWKAEVDKMLTWGAMLPESDRAPVEEYLTRHFGDKSPVPPPGRVALADLPTREIPGDPSEGASGADAARGGQLYLIVCASCHGPAALGTELGPALADRAVLTHAGFYNEVVQKGLRKMPAMNAMLAADQQRDILGWLRGLDRDAASKAAPAAPKP, encoded by the coding sequence ATGAGAACCATCCTGATCGCCCTGACGCTCGCGGCGATCGCGGCGGCGGGCCTCACGTTCGGATATCGCCTCCAGCAGAGCCGCCGCGCGATCCTCGACCAGGTGCGGCGGGCGGAGGCGGCGGCCCGCGACGCCTCGGCCTCGGTCACGGCCCAGGCGAAGCTCGACGCCCCGGCCGCCCCCGGCGGCGACGAGGACGACGAGGAGGCCGCCTATCGCGACGTCATGGCGAAGCGAGCCCTAACCGACAACTGCCTGATCTGCCACGAGGAAGGCATGTTCTCCAGCCAGCGCCTGACCGCCGCGCAATGGAAGGCGGAGGTCGACAAGATGCTGACCTGGGGCGCCATGCTCCCCGAGTCCGACCGCGCGCCGGTCGAGGAGTATCTGACTCGCCACTTCGGCGACAAGTCGCCCGTCCCGCCCCCCGGCCGGGTCGCGCTCGCCGACCTGCCGACGCGCGAGATCCCCGGCGACCCTTCCGAGGGCGCGAGCGGGGCCGACGCCGCGCGGGGAGGCCAGCTCTACCTGATCGTCTGCGCGAGCTGCCACGGGCCCGCGGCGCTCGGGACCGAACTCGGCCCGGCGCTCGCCGACCGGGCCGTGCTGACCCACGCGGGCTTCTATAACGAGGTGGTCCAGAAGGGCCTGCGCAAGATGCCGGCGATGAACGCGATGCTCGCCGCCGACCAGCAGCGCGACATCCTCGGCTGGCTCCGCGGCCTCGACCGCGACGCGGCGTCGAAGGCCGCCCCCGCCGCGCCGAAGCCGTGA